From the Nitrospirae bacterium YQR-1 genome, one window contains:
- a CDS encoding 1-deoxy-D-xylulose-5-phosphate reductoisomerase, which translates to MDSGQKKISVLGSTGSIGRSTLEVIAGNPDKFKVCALSANNNTEVLKEQIRLFKPDVAALSDVAAAGELYKWAQGNGHKNCRILSGGQGVCDVAAYVEADFVVSAIVGAAGLKPTLSAIRAKKHIGLANKETLVMAGAAVMAEAQKYGVKILPIDSEHSAIFQCLEGHDSRCVKRLILTASGGPFFGKTRQELQFVTRADALKHPNWEMGAKITVDSATLMNKGLEVIEAHHLFGFSHEEISVVVHPQSIIHSMVEFTDGSVLAELSVPDMKGPIAYALSYPERITGVLKSVNLEELCTLSFHKPDTEAFICLRLAYEALREGGTMPAVLNGANEAAVGLFISDVINFNMIPDIIKEVMDAHDNKGADNLESVFEADRWARAMVAKKFWEVRE; encoded by the coding sequence ATGGATAGCGGACAGAAGAAAATCTCTGTATTGGGCTCAACTGGTTCGATAGGCCGGAGCACGCTTGAGGTCATAGCCGGAAATCCTGATAAGTTTAAGGTATGTGCCCTCAGTGCCAATAACAACACGGAGGTGCTGAAAGAACAGATTCGTTTATTTAAGCCGGACGTTGCAGCCCTTTCAGATGTAGCAGCCGCCGGTGAGTTATATAAGTGGGCACAGGGAAACGGGCACAAGAACTGCCGCATATTAAGCGGCGGGCAGGGAGTGTGTGATGTGGCGGCTTATGTGGAGGCTGATTTTGTCGTCTCAGCTATAGTGGGGGCGGCAGGGCTTAAACCGACACTTTCGGCGATTAGAGCCAAAAAACACATAGGGCTCGCCAATAAGGAAACTTTAGTTATGGCAGGCGCCGCCGTAATGGCGGAGGCGCAAAAATATGGGGTTAAAATCCTGCCCATAGACAGTGAGCATAGTGCCATTTTTCAGTGTCTGGAGGGGCATGACAGCCGTTGTGTAAAAAGACTGATTCTGACGGCCTCCGGCGGTCCTTTTTTTGGTAAAACACGACAGGAGCTGCAATTTGTGACCAGAGCCGATGCACTTAAACATCCAAACTGGGAGATGGGTGCAAAGATTACGGTTGACAGTGCCACTTTGATGAACAAGGGGTTGGAGGTAATAGAGGCGCATCATTTGTTTGGTTTTTCGCACGAGGAGATATCAGTGGTGGTACATCCTCAGAGCATAATACATTCGATGGTGGAGTTTACGGACGGCTCGGTGCTGGCAGAGCTTTCAGTGCCTGATATGAAGGGTCCCATAGCCTATGCACTGTCATACCCGGAGCGTATTACCGGTGTGCTAAAGAGTGTTAATCTTGAGGAGCTTTGTACACTGAGTTTTCACAAGCCTGACACTGAGGCATTTATATGTTTGAGGCTTGCCTACGAGGCCCTCCGTGAGGGGGGCACAATGCCTGCGGTGTTAAACGGGGCAAATGAGGCGGCAGTAGGTTTATTTATAAGCGATGTTATCAATTTTAATATGATACCTGATATTATAAAAGAGGTAATGGATGCTCATGACAATAAGGGGGCTGACAATTTGGAGTCGGTGTTTGAGGCTGATAGATGGGCAAGGGCTATGGTAGCTAAAAAATTTTGGGAGGTTAGAGAATGA
- a CDS encoding type II toxin-antitoxin system HicB family antitoxin — protein MNKYEIIIYWSNEDEAFIAETPELPGCAADGATYQEALANIEVVISEWIETAKEMGRSIPQPKGRLMYA, from the coding sequence ATGAATAAATACGAAATAATCATCTATTGGAGTAACGAAGATGAAGCGTTTATTGCCGAAACACCCGAACTTCCAGGCTGTGCAGCAGATGGTGCAACTTATCAAGAAGCCTTGGCAAATATAGAAGTAGTTATTTCAGAATGGATAGAAACGGCAAAAGAAATGGGACGATCTATCCCACAACCAAAAGGACGATTGATGTATGCATAA
- a CDS encoding phosphatidate cytidylyltransferase, with protein MHLKRLLVALVVIPALYLYIKCLPAVYFFVLIAFISYICQLEFLSMYSTNVPARHLFSLLGIIPVYLTYKYNDIPISAAIAVFFVISMLRLYGKKSAENAVNDMAPFWTGFFYIPVVLSYFVKLRAIGTELVISLLVIIWVADSFALYVGKAMGRRKLYEAISPNKTVEGAVAALVGAVLSSLAMRTVYGFTMTVSKAVIIGIVLGISGIIGDLVESMFKRDAGVKDSGIILPGHGGFLDKMDGMIFSAPVLYYLILYF; from the coding sequence ATGCACTTAAAAAGGCTTTTAGTTGCCTTGGTTGTAATACCGGCGCTGTATCTGTATATTAAGTGCTTACCGGCTGTGTATTTTTTCGTTTTAATAGCATTCATATCATACATCTGCCAACTGGAGTTTTTATCCATGTACAGCACAAATGTGCCGGCGCGCCACTTGTTTTCACTATTAGGTATAATACCGGTTTATTTGACTTATAAGTATAATGACATACCGATTTCTGCTGCAATAGCGGTGTTTTTTGTAATTTCAATGTTAAGGCTCTACGGTAAAAAGAGTGCAGAAAATGCTGTTAATGATATGGCGCCGTTTTGGACAGGCTTTTTCTATATACCGGTTGTGCTTTCTTATTTTGTAAAACTGCGGGCTATTGGAACTGAGCTTGTAATCTCCCTCCTTGTGATTATCTGGGTGGCCGACAGTTTTGCCCTTTATGTGGGTAAGGCTATGGGCAGGAGGAAACTATACGAGGCCATAAGCCCCAATAAGACGGTTGAGGGTGCGGTGGCAGCCCTTGTCGGGGCTGTATTGTCATCTCTTGCAATGAGGACTGTATATGGTTTTACGATGACAGTCTCAAAGGCGGTAATTATTGGAATCGTTTTAGGAATATCGGGGATAATAGGGGACCTTGTTGAATCAATGTTTAAGCGCGATGCGGGGGTTAAGGACTCCGGCATCATCCTGCCCGGGCACGGCGGATTTTTGGATAAGATGGATGGGATGATTTTCAGCGCTCCCGTTTTGTATTATCTGATTTTATATTTTTAA
- a CDS encoding YbgC/FadM family acyl-CoA thioesterase, producing MKDKLDIRIYYEDTDCGGVVYYGKYLAFLERARTEFLEHRGIKLQELMLEGLWFVVADVHIHYHKPAKYADIITIYSEVAETNFASVLFKHRIEHKETEALIATAQVKLVTVGNDLRPKAMTARLSDTLRLF from the coding sequence ATGAAAGATAAACTGGACATAAGGATCTACTATGAGGACACTGACTGCGGCGGGGTGGTCTATTACGGCAAGTATCTGGCCTTTCTTGAACGGGCACGCACGGAGTTTTTAGAACACCGCGGGATTAAACTACAGGAACTGATGCTTGAGGGCCTGTGGTTTGTAGTGGCTGACGTCCACATCCACTATCACAAACCGGCAAAGTATGCAGACATTATAACTATATACTCTGAGGTGGCAGAAACTAACTTTGCCTCCGTGTTATTTAAACACCGCATAGAGCATAAAGAAACAGAGGCGCTGATAGCCACGGCACAGGTTAAACTTGTAACCGTTGGAAATGACCTGAGACCAAAGGCAATGACAGCGAGGCTGAGTGATACATTAAGATTATTTTAA
- the rseP gene encoding RIP metalloprotease RseP: MTGVVSAVVLLGVLILVHELGHFLLAKAVGIKVLKFSLGFGPKIISKKVGDTEYMLSAIPFGGYVRMYGDEPADEIKAEDRHTSFLAQPIYKRALVICAGSVFNILFAALLFVFIFMVGVPRPLPVVGELSKEMPAQKAGLVKGDKITEIDGQKIKYWEEMTEVVHKSPGKELTFTIETREGVKSFKITPQKKKVKNLFGESEEVGLIGISPAGDVETVSYSIFESIPLALQKTFEIIMLTILALVKIIQKVLPADTIGGPIMIFQLASKQASTGIMSFIMFLAVININLGVFNLFPIPILDGGHMVYLLIEAIRRKPLSERVIMVTQKIGLALILMLMTFAIYNDVLRVIKGTPIP, translated from the coding sequence ATGACAGGAGTAGTTAGCGCCGTAGTGCTCCTTGGCGTGTTGATATTAGTTCATGAACTGGGCCATTTTTTATTGGCTAAGGCTGTGGGAATAAAGGTATTGAAATTTTCCCTTGGATTCGGGCCGAAAATTATAAGTAAGAAAGTGGGTGACACCGAGTACATGCTCTCAGCTATACCCTTTGGCGGTTACGTCAGAATGTATGGGGATGAGCCGGCGGATGAGATAAAGGCTGAGGACAGACACACTTCCTTTTTAGCGCAGCCGATATATAAGAGGGCACTGGTTATCTGTGCCGGTTCGGTCTTTAACATATTATTTGCCGCTCTTTTGTTTGTATTTATATTTATGGTTGGCGTACCCAGGCCGCTGCCGGTTGTAGGGGAGCTCTCAAAGGAGATGCCTGCACAAAAGGCAGGGTTGGTTAAAGGTGATAAAATTACAGAGATAGACGGGCAAAAGATTAAGTACTGGGAAGAGATGACTGAAGTGGTGCACAAGAGCCCGGGCAAAGAGCTGACATTTACCATAGAGACAAGAGAAGGTGTAAAGAGTTTTAAGATAACGCCTCAGAAAAAGAAAGTGAAGAACCTTTTTGGTGAAAGTGAGGAGGTAGGGCTCATTGGAATATCGCCTGCCGGAGACGTTGAGACTGTCTCTTACAGTATTTTTGAATCCATACCACTGGCGCTACAAAAGACCTTTGAGATAATCATGCTGACTATACTTGCGTTAGTAAAGATAATTCAAAAGGTGTTACCTGCCGATACGATAGGCGGCCCGATAATGATTTTTCAGCTAGCCAGCAAACAAGCCTCAACAGGAATCATGAGCTTCATAATGTTTCTGGCGGTAATTAACATAAACCTGGGCGTGTTTAATCTCTTTCCCATTCCAATACTGGATGGCGGTCATATGGTGTATTTGTTAATAGAGGCAATACGGAGAAAGCCGCTGAGTGAACGTGTAATTATGGTAACTCAGAAGATAGGGTTAGCCCTGATTTTGATGCTTATGACATTTGCGATATACAATGATGTGCTTAGGGTTATTAAGGGTACTCCGATTCCTTAA
- the hemG gene encoding protoporphyrinogen oxidase, with amino-acid sequence MDVLIAGGGISGLSLAFLLLKSRPDIDVTVFESEPRTGGKIWTEKHNGYTLEGGVNGFLDNRPKTLELAGMLGLPPLSSSDKARKRFIYKEGSLRQIMESPLGFITSDLLSLSGKLRLLYEAVAPRGCEDDETLRDFAVRRLGREAFETLIEPMATGIYAGDAEKLSLKSCFPKINNLEMLHGSLLVGMVKMKLAAGKTGREVSAGPGGKLTSFDGGMESLIAALRDSLGNRIKTGVRVVSVDKTGDGYTVALGNTETVTAQRVVLATPAYATAEILRDFDSSMPKELSKIPYPSVMVMCMGFKRESFTEDFDAFGFLVPSKENRKILGTLCDSCIFPGRAPEGRVLLRTMTGGARASESAAMWSDEKAEDVVLGELSEIMRVKGIPELVKIYRHEKAIPQYNVGHAAILARITESLKKHEGLYLHGNSYKGIGVNDCIEGSFKLSTEILNSMNT; translated from the coding sequence ATGGATGTTTTAATAGCCGGCGGTGGGATTTCAGGTCTGAGTCTTGCTTTTTTGTTGTTAAAAAGCAGGCCGGATATTGATGTTACAGTGTTTGAGTCAGAGCCAAGGACAGGGGGTAAGATTTGGACTGAAAAGCACAATGGTTACACTTTAGAGGGCGGCGTGAACGGCTTTTTAGATAACAGGCCTAAAACCCTTGAGCTTGCCGGCATGCTGGGTCTGCCGCCGCTTAGCAGCAGTGATAAGGCAAGAAAGCGTTTTATATATAAAGAGGGGTCTCTACGGCAAATTATGGAATCGCCTCTGGGCTTTATAACTTCCGATCTGTTAAGCCTCTCCGGCAAACTCAGGCTGCTTTACGAAGCAGTGGCTCCGAGGGGTTGTGAGGATGATGAGACACTCAGAGACTTTGCGGTAAGACGGCTGGGACGTGAGGCCTTTGAAACACTCATTGAGCCTATGGCAACTGGAATTTATGCAGGAGATGCCGAAAAACTATCGCTGAAGTCGTGCTTTCCTAAAATTAATAATCTGGAGATGCTCCACGGCAGCTTGCTTGTTGGTATGGTTAAAATGAAGTTAGCCGCCGGAAAAACCGGACGGGAGGTATCAGCAGGCCCGGGGGGAAAACTAACTTCCTTTGACGGTGGCATGGAATCGCTTATAGCGGCACTGAGGGACAGCCTCGGCAACAGGATAAAAACCGGCGTCAGGGTTGTCTCAGTAGATAAAACCGGTGATGGTTACACAGTTGCCCTTGGTAATACGGAGACGGTAACTGCACAGCGTGTTGTTTTGGCAACACCGGCATATGCCACAGCAGAGATATTAAGGGATTTTGACAGTTCGATGCCAAAGGAGTTAAGCAAGATACCGTATCCTTCTGTAATGGTGATGTGTATGGGATTTAAGAGAGAGAGTTTTACTGAGGACTTTGATGCTTTCGGTTTTTTAGTACCTTCTAAAGAAAACAGGAAAATATTGGGTACGTTGTGTGACTCATGCATATTCCCCGGCAGAGCGCCCGAGGGAAGGGTTCTTCTCAGAACGATGACAGGAGGGGCAAGGGCTTCAGAGTCTGCCGCCATGTGGAGTGATGAAAAGGCGGAGGACGTGGTACTGGGGGAGCTGTCGGAAATAATGAGAGTTAAAGGAATACCTGAGCTGGTGAAAATCTATCGGCACGAAAAAGCCATTCCTCAGTACAACGTGGGCCATGCGGCGATTTTGGCCAGAATTACAGAATCGCTGAAAAAGCATGAGGGGCTTTACCTGCACGGTAATTCGTACAAGGGGATAGGGGTGAATGACTGCATAGAGGGCTCCTTTAAATTGTCAACTGAAATACTAAATTCTATGAACACTTAA
- the uppS gene encoding polyprenyl diphosphate synthase produces MDKSTLPKHVGIIMDGNGRWANQRGLPRVEGHKQGAHRTKEIIEAAAELGVNVLTLYAFSIENWKRPELEVDTLMDLLDYYLQTEILELLQKGVVFKVIGNREKLPDKIQYLIDQAEDMTASNTGMLLLMAISYGGRDDILRAVKKMALKGDDLTNLSEECFMENLDTSGCDMVDLIIRTGGEKRISNFLIWQAAYAELFFTDTLWPDFTKDEFYGAIEDYKLRQRRFGAIPEDIETLKVISGKCT; encoded by the coding sequence TTGGATAAAAGTACGCTGCCCAAACACGTTGGAATTATCATGGATGGAAACGGCAGGTGGGCAAACCAAAGGGGGCTTCCCCGTGTAGAGGGCCACAAGCAAGGGGCGCACAGGACAAAGGAGATAATAGAGGCGGCGGCGGAGTTGGGTGTGAATGTGTTGACACTTTATGCGTTTTCTATAGAAAACTGGAAGCGGCCTGAGCTTGAGGTTGACACTCTGATGGATTTGCTGGACTATTACCTGCAAACTGAAATACTTGAACTTTTACAAAAAGGTGTGGTGTTTAAGGTAATCGGCAACAGGGAAAAGTTACCCGATAAAATACAGTATCTGATAGATCAGGCTGAAGACATGACAGCTTCCAACACGGGTATGCTCCTGTTGATGGCCATAAGCTACGGCGGCAGGGACGACATATTGAGGGCTGTTAAAAAAATGGCATTAAAGGGCGATGACCTCACAAACCTGTCAGAGGAGTGTTTTATGGAAAACCTGGATACCTCCGGTTGTGACATGGTGGATTTAATAATTCGTACCGGCGGTGAAAAGAGGATAAGTAATTTTCTTATCTGGCAGGCAGCCTATGCCGAGTTATTTTTTACGGATACTCTTTGGCCTGACTTTACTAAGGACGAGTTTTACGGGGCCATTGAGGATTACAAGTTAAGACAAAGGCGTTTCGGTGCTATCCCAGAGGATATTGAAACCCTGAAGGTTATCTCCGGGAAATGCACTTAA
- a CDS encoding type II toxin-antitoxin system HicA family toxin has translation MSKFKKLISQILTGTSDTNINFEMLRELLIRTGFNERIKGSHHIFTNEDIEEIINIQPKNGKGKPYQVKQIRNIILKYKIMVKEDE, from the coding sequence ATGAGTAAGTTTAAGAAACTGATAAGTCAGATATTAACTGGGACATCTGACACAAATATAAATTTTGAAATGTTGAGAGAACTGTTAATCCGAACAGGATTTAATGAAAGAATAAAAGGTTCTCATCATATTTTTACGAATGAGGATATTGAGGAAATCATAAATATACAACCCAAAAACGGTAAAGGTAAACCATATCAAGTAAAACAAATCCGCAATATTATATTGAAATACAAAATAATGGTGAAAGAAGATGAATAA
- a CDS encoding phospholipid carrier-dependent glycosyltransferase: MHYSWLSLLYVVAGAALCRHLTDDKENSQSGTRWRRQAGAYYIYLLISAFLLRSVLAVLVEGFPNDIACFKGWAIHSAEVGISEFYSGGVFADYPPGYIYILYIIGKISALFSLKYDSTAFLYLVKFPQIVSDIVLTHIVYVVSKKYLPFRASFALAFLYAFNPAVIINSAPWGQVDSFYTLTVVIFILFIIQQRLKPASLALAFAVLVKPQAIMFIPVWFFAHLYQAAFNSPTPPAFSHAPYRTKKFACTTCSLPPVLASESNLVLSKVDRVKSLIVNAAYAFIFFFLLVTPFAVHKEPLWIVHHYIKTLSSYPYATSNAFNLFALTGGNFADVTGRFFIFTYNTWGLFFIFLAVVFTFFVCARRRDTAAVVFTAFLLVSAAYVTGPKMHERYLFPALVLALFSYIFLKDKRVLFVFYGFSVTLFINEAYVLDYGIREIFFIPKHDPVLLIVSLANVLLLLFLVKIGYELIKIKTGVETSAYQRQPIPVEKQYTGFKKKDYILSGILVLFNTVLLLYNLGTNISPQTCWIPKGNGEGVTFDFGAEKELMKTCFFTGLGEGKYRLDYSNDHKMWENVADTELKTVFTWRCEETRLKARFMRLTVAGPGAMLYETAFINSGSGAIIPIKTVTPFNANNESTGTAQNLVDEQDRVPVHPSYLNSTYFDEIYHARTAYEHIHGINYYETTHPPLGKLFISLGIMIFGMNPFGWRIAGALFGIATIFVFYAFGLRLFRDSKYAFIAAFLMSFDFMHFAMSRIATIDVYAVFFIILMYYFMYIYLSKSFYTDRFKDVTVPLFLTGLSFALGVSVKWICVYAGLGLAVLFFYSLYLRYRESGLSVKNGVDFKTLTVKTAVFAAVFFVVVPIIIYTLSYLPVKSEGRTWPATAILNQRDMYEYHKNLEATHPFSSQWYLWPLMVRPLWAWAGGDYLAKNEAASIVVMGNPAIWWLSIPAFIAMLVMAYKKRRFSSIGVCVVTVGFLAQYLPWVLVPRLTFIYHFYASIVFLILSLTYVIMWMEEEHHYKFKRFTYSYLSLVLLLFVMFYPVLSGLTVKKTHIVTWLRWFESWVFF, translated from the coding sequence GTGCATTACAGTTGGTTATCTCTGCTATATGTAGTTGCCGGGGCGGCACTGTGCAGGCACCTTACAGACGATAAAGAAAACTCTCAGAGTGGCACACGGTGGCGGAGGCAGGCAGGTGCGTATTATATTTATCTGTTAATCAGCGCCTTTTTGCTTCGCTCCGTGCTTGCCGTTTTGGTTGAGGGCTTTCCTAATGATATAGCCTGCTTTAAAGGATGGGCAATCCATAGCGCTGAAGTTGGTATTTCGGAGTTTTACTCCGGCGGGGTGTTTGCCGATTATCCGCCCGGGTATATTTATATCCTCTACATTATAGGAAAGATCAGTGCGCTTTTTTCACTAAAATATGACAGCACTGCTTTTCTTTATCTCGTTAAGTTTCCTCAGATAGTATCGGATATTGTTTTAACCCACATAGTGTATGTTGTATCAAAAAAGTACTTACCATTTAGAGCCTCATTTGCCCTTGCCTTCCTTTACGCCTTTAATCCGGCTGTAATCATTAACTCTGCGCCGTGGGGACAGGTTGACAGTTTTTATACTCTGACAGTTGTAATTTTTATCCTTTTTATTATACAACAGAGGCTAAAGCCGGCATCCCTTGCATTAGCCTTTGCCGTGCTTGTTAAACCTCAGGCTATTATGTTTATACCTGTGTGGTTTTTTGCCCATTTATACCAGGCTGCCTTTAATAGTCCAACCCCGCCGGCTTTTTCACATGCTCCTTACCGTACGAAGAAGTTTGCCTGCACCACTTGTTCCCTGCCGCCTGTGCTTGCTTCTGAATCCAACCTTGTATTATCTAAAGTGGACAGGGTAAAAAGCCTTATCGTTAACGCTGCATATGCTTTTATTTTTTTTTTCTTGCTTGTTACACCGTTTGCAGTGCACAAGGAGCCGCTTTGGATAGTACATCATTATATAAAAACTCTGTCGTCATACCCCTATGCCACCAGTAATGCCTTTAACCTGTTTGCCCTTACAGGCGGGAATTTTGCCGATGTAACCGGCAGGTTTTTCATTTTTACGTATAACACATGGGGCCTGTTTTTTATTTTTCTGGCTGTTGTTTTTACCTTCTTTGTGTGTGCAAGAAGGAGAGACACAGCCGCTGTTGTGTTTACTGCATTTTTGCTGGTATCGGCGGCATACGTTACCGGCCCCAAAATGCACGAACGCTACCTGTTTCCGGCATTAGTATTAGCCCTGTTTTCATATATCTTTTTAAAAGACAAGAGAGTTTTGTTTGTTTTCTACGGCTTCAGTGTTACGTTATTTATCAATGAGGCATATGTGCTTGATTATGGCATTAGGGAAATATTTTTTATTCCAAAGCATGATCCGGTTCTTCTAATCGTCTCTTTAGCAAATGTCTTGCTGCTTTTGTTTTTAGTTAAAATCGGTTACGAATTAATCAAAATAAAAACAGGGGTGGAAACATCAGCTTATCAAAGACAACCAATACCGGTTGAAAAGCAATACACCGGCTTTAAAAAGAAAGACTACATTTTATCAGGCATTTTAGTTTTGTTTAACACCGTTTTACTTCTTTATAACCTTGGCACAAACATTTCACCTCAAACATGCTGGATACCTAAAGGTAACGGTGAGGGCGTAACTTTCGATTTCGGTGCTGAAAAGGAACTGATGAAAACATGTTTTTTCACGGGTTTAGGTGAAGGGAAGTACCGCCTTGACTATTCAAATGATCATAAAATGTGGGAAAACGTTGCTGATACAGAGCTAAAGACAGTTTTTACATGGCGCTGTGAAGAGACACGCCTTAAGGCGCGGTTTATGAGGCTTACCGTAGCCGGACCGGGCGCTATGCTTTATGAAACAGCGTTTATAAATTCCGGCTCCGGTGCGATAATTCCCATAAAGACAGTAACCCCTTTTAACGCTAATAATGAATCAACAGGCACAGCCCAAAACCTTGTTGACGAACAGGACAGGGTCCCTGTGCATCCATCATATTTAAACAGCACCTATTTTGATGAAATCTATCATGCAAGAACTGCTTATGAGCATATCCACGGCATTAACTACTATGAGACCACACATCCGCCACTGGGAAAACTGTTTATATCCCTTGGAATAATGATTTTTGGGATGAACCCGTTTGGATGGCGTATTGCCGGAGCCCTCTTTGGCATAGCAACCATATTCGTCTTTTATGCCTTTGGTTTGAGACTTTTCAGAGACTCTAAATATGCCTTTATCGCTGCATTTTTAATGTCCTTTGATTTTATGCACTTTGCTATGTCACGTATTGCCACAATTGACGTGTATGCCGTTTTTTTTATTATACTGATGTACTACTTTATGTATATTTACTTATCAAAGAGTTTCTACACCGACAGGTTTAAGGATGTGACGGTACCTCTGTTTTTAACCGGATTGTCATTTGCTCTTGGTGTTTCAGTTAAGTGGATTTGTGTGTATGCCGGTTTGGGGCTTGCTGTGTTATTTTTTTATTCACTGTATTTAAGATACCGGGAGTCAGGGTTATCCGTAAAAAACGGGGTTGATTTTAAAACTCTTACAGTGAAAACAGCAGTCTTTGCAGCGGTGTTTTTTGTAGTAGTTCCGATAATTATATACACTTTAAGCTATCTGCCAGTTAAGTCGGAGGGCAGGACGTGGCCTGCCACGGCAATTTTAAATCAGCGGGATATGTATGAGTACCACAAAAATCTGGAAGCAACCCATCCGTTTTCATCGCAGTGGTACTTATGGCCGTTGATGGTGCGTCCGCTTTGGGCCTGGGCAGGGGGGGATTATTTGGCAAAAAATGAGGCTGCAAGCATAGTGGTTATGGGTAATCCAGCCATATGGTGGCTGTCAATTCCTGCCTTTATTGCCATGCTGGTGATGGCGTATAAGAAAAGGAGATTTTCATCCATCGGTGTTTGTGTTGTAACTGTGGGATTTCTTGCCCAGTACCTGCCGTGGGTATTAGTCCCACGGCTTACTTTTATTTATCATTTTTATGCCTCCATAGTTTTTTTAATTTTATCTTTGACGTATGTAATTATGTGGATGGAAGAGGAGCATCATTATAAATTCAAACGTTTCACATACAGTTATCTCAGCCTTGTGCTATTGTTGTTTGTGATGTTTTATCCGGTACTTTCAGGGCTTACCGTAAAAAAAACACATATAGTAACATGGTTACGGTGGTTTGAAAGCTGGGTGTTCTTTTGA